One window from the genome of Oryza glaberrima chromosome 3, OglaRS2, whole genome shotgun sequence encodes:
- the LOC127766101 gene encoding calmodulin-binding transcription activator 3-like isoform X3, giving the protein MAETRKFLMPNQPPDISQMVLEAGKRWLRPTEICEILSNYRSFSLSPEPPNRPGSGSLFLFDRKTLRYFRKDGHNWRKKKDGKTVKEAHEKLKAGSIDVLHCYYAHGEENENFQRRTYWLLEEDFTHIVLVHYLEVKGVKQSFSRAKEEIMQLSGADSPSCSNSITSQNQMTPQIMDAAESPISGQISEYEGAEPADNCRASSRYNPLIEMQQPLDGIVMDNILYPSSSAICNQVSGYHGELPPGTSNLNGHTFSHSDIARMFDDSSSGLRDISRTLFDSMPYDEHFSGYANGFMEPTLHSSFSMIEANNLEDSSLLETYTAEALYTNNLSQKEADALSFAGISSPEVNGNKYTEGSTKHPLLKQLSLDLFKIESSGLKKHDSFSRWMSKELGEVVDLGIKSSSDALWSSIEIVNAADGPSAPTNEQLDAYAVSPSLAQDQLFSILDISPSCSYIGLKTKVLVTGTFLASKENVENCKWSCMFGDVEVPAEVLADGSLRCYAPEHQSGRVPFYVTCSNRIACSEVREFEYRDSDAQYMETSHSQANGINEMHLQIRLEKLLTLGPDDNQLLVCGNEKLELINAINSLMLDEKWSDQGSPSGSKDVVTPRNQSLKKLMKEKLHCWLIYKIYDCEKGPNILGKEGQGIIHLAAALGFDWAIRPILVAGVNVNFRDAHGWTALHWAASCGRERTVGVLIANGAAAGALTDPTSEFPSGRTPADLASTNGHKGIAGFLAESALTSHLSALTLKESKDSNAEEACRLTIPEDLPEMNYGQLAVQDSHAESLKDSLSAVRKSAQAAARIFQAFRVESFHRKKVVEYGDDDCGLSDEHTFSLISLQKVKQGQHDTHLHSAAVRIQNKFRGWKGRKEFMIIRQRIVKLQAHVRGHQVRKNYKKVVWSVGIVEKVILRWRRKGRGLRGFRPEKQLEGQTQIQPAKTEDEYDYLQDGRRQAEGRLQRALDRVRSMTQYPEAREQYRRLTTCVAEMQQSRDEMLSEAAGADGSDFMNGLEDLICRDDPQMSAIW; this is encoded by the exons ATATTTCGCAGATGGTGCTGGAGGCTGGGAAGCGATGGTTGCGACCCACTGAAATATGCGAAATACTCTCAAACTACAGGagtttctctctctcgcctGAGCCACCAAACAGGCCCGGAA GTGGCTCTCTTTTTCTATTTGACCGCAAAACATTAAGATACTTCAGAAAGGATGGGCATAACTGGAGGAAGAAAAAGGATGGGAAGACCGTTAAAGAAGCTCACGAGAAACTAAAA GCTGGCAGCATTGATGTTCTACACTGCTACTATGCTCATGGAGAGGAAAATGAGAACTTCCAAAGAAGGACCTATTGGCTGTTGGAAGA GGATTTCACGCACATTGTTCTTGTACACTATCTTGAAGTCAAG GGTGTAAAGCAAAGTTTTAGTCGTGCTAAAGAAGAAATTATGCAGTTATCTGGTGCTGATAGTCCATCGTGTTCAAATTCGATTACTAGTCAGAACCAGATGACCCCACAAATAATGGATGCAGCTGAAAGCCCAATTAGTGGGCAGATTTCAGAGTATGAAGGTGCTGAACCAG CAGATAATTGCCGAGCAAGCTCCAGATACAACCCTCTCATTGAGATGCAGCAGCCTCTGGATGGAATCGTGATGGATAACATTTTATACCCTTCTTCTTCAGCCATCTGTAACCAAG TTTCAGGTTATCATGGTGAATTGCCACCAGGAACATCTAATCTAAATGGTCATACATTTTCTCACAGTGACATAGCTAGAATGTTTGATGATTCCAGCTCTGGGCTAAGAGACATTTCCAGAACCCTGTTTGATTCAATGCCTTACGATGAGCATTTCTCAGGATATGCAAATGGATTCATGGAGCCAACTCTTCATTCTTCTTTTTCCATGATAGAGGCTAACAATCTGGAGGATAGCTCTCTTCTGGAGACATATACAGCTGAAGCTCTTTACACTAACAACCTCAGCCAGAAGGAAGCTGATGCACTAAGTTTTGCTGGCATATCATCGCCAGAG GTGAATGGTAATAAATATACTGAAGGAAGCACCAAGCATCCGCTCCTGAAGCAATTGTCATTAGATCTATTTAAGATTGAGTCTTCTGGTTTAAAGAAACATGACAGCTTTTCAAGGTGGATGAGTAAAGAACTTGGAGAGGTGGTTGATTTGGGTATCAAATCAAGTTCTGATGCTCTCTGGAGTAGCATTGAGATTGTGAATGCTGCCGATGGTCCTAGTGCACCAACTAATGAACAGTTAGATGCTTATGCAGTGAGCCCTTCACTTGCGCAAGACCAACTATTCAGCATTCTTGACATTTCACCAAGCTGCTCATATATTGGTTTGAAGACAAAG GTTCTGGTAACTGGTACATTCCTGGCAAGTAAAGAGAATGTGGAAAATTGCAAGTGGTCATGCATGTTTGGGGATGTTGAAGTACCAGCTGAGGTTTTAGCTGATGGTTCCCTACGCTGCTATGCACCAGAACATCAATCTGGAAGAGTTCCCTTTTATGTGACATGCTCAAACAGGATCGCTTGTAGTGAAGTGCGAGAATTCGAGTACCGGGATTCTGATGCTCAGTACATGGAGACATCACATTCTCAAGCCAATGGTATAAATGAAATGCATCTACAAATTCGTCTTGAGAAGCTACTCACTTTGGGGCCAGATGACAATCAACTGCTTGTTTGTGGAAATGAAAAACTTGAGTTAATCAATGCTATAAACTCCCTGATGCTTGATGAGAAATGGTCAGATCAGGGATCACCATCCGGCTCTAAAGATGTTGTCACCCCAAGGAAccaaagtttaaagaaattgatGAAAGAAAAGCTTCATTGTTGGCTTATCTATAAAATATATGATTGTGAGAAGGGCCCAAATATACTGGGAAAGGAAGGACAGGGTATAATTCATTTGGCGGCTGCACTGGGCTTCGATTGGGCTATAAGACCAATACTAGTTGCTGGTGTCAATGTGAACTTTCGGGATGCTCATGGATGGACTGCACTTCATTGGGCTGCGTCTTGTGGAAG AGAGCGAACAGTGGGCGTCCTTATAGCAAATGGAGCTGCAGCAGGTGCATTGACAGATCCTACTTCTGAATTTCCTTCTGGAAGAACTCCAGCCGATTTAGCCTCTACGAATGGACACAAGGGAATTGCCGGTTTTCTCGCGGAATCTGCTTTGACAAGCCATCTGTCAGCACTTACTTTAAAGGAATCAAAAGATAGCAATGCGGAAGAAGCATGCAGATTAACAATTCCTGAAGATCTCCCTGAAATGAATTATGGTCAGCTTGCTGTACAGGATTCTCATGCTGAATCATTAAAGGATTCATTAAGTGCTGTTCGTAAATCCGCTCAAGCTGCAGCTAGGATATTCCAAGCCTTCAGGGTGGAATCATTCCACAGAAAGAAGGTTGTGGAATATGGAGATGATGATTGTGGACTATCTGATGAACACACATTTTCACTTATTTCTCTTCAAAAGGTCAAACAAGGGCAACATGATACACATTTGCATTCTGCTGCTGTACGTATCCAAAATAAGTTCCGAGGATGGAAGGGAAGAAAGGAGTTTATGATCATTCGCCAGAGAATTGTGAAGTTACAG GCTCATGTGCGAGGACATCAAGTGAggaaaaactataaaaaagtAGTCTGGTCAGTAGGTATTGTCGAGAAAGTTATATTGAGATGGAGGAGAAAGGGACGTGGTTTGCGTGGCTTTCGACCTGAGAAACAATTAGAAGGCCAGACACAAATCCAGCCTGCAAAAACAGAGGATGAATACGATTACTTGCAGGATGGCAGAAGACAGGCTGAAGGCAGACTACAGAGGGCACTGGACCGGGTGCGCTCTATGACACAATACCCAGAAGCAAGAGAACAGTACCGTAGGCTTACAACTTGTGTTGCTGAAATGCAACAGTCCAGG GACGAGATGCTAAGTGAGGCAGCTGGTGCTGACGGAAGTGATTTCATGAATGGACTGGAGGACTTGATATGCAGAGACGACCCCCAAATGTCTGCCATTTGGTGA
- the LOC127766101 gene encoding calmodulin-binding transcription activator 3-like isoform X1, which yields MAETRKFLMPNQPPDISQMVLEAGKRWLRPTEICEILSNYRSFSLSPEPPNRPGSGSLFLFDRKTLRYFRKDGHNWRKKKDGKTVKEAHEKLKAGSIDVLHCYYAHGEENENFQRRTYWLLEEDFTHIVLVHYLEVKGVKQSFSRAKEEIMQLSGADSPSCSNSITSQNQMTPQIMDAAESPISGQISEYEGAEPADNCRASSRYNPLIEMQQPLDGIVMDNILYPSSSAICNQVSGYHGELPPGTSNLNGHTFSHSDIARMFDDSSSGLRDISRTLFDSMPYDEHFSGYANGFMEPTLHSSFSMIEANNLEDSSLLETYTAEALYTNNLSQKEADALSFAGISSPEVNGNKYTEGSTKHPLLKQLSLDLFKIESSGLKKHDSFSRWMSKELGEVVDLGIKSSSDALWSSIEIVNAADGPSAPTNEQLDAYAVSPSLAQDQLFSILDISPSCSYIGLKTKVLVTGTFLASKENVENCKWSCMFGDVEVPAEVLADGSLRCYAPEHQSGRVPFYVTCSNRIACSEVREFEYRDSDAQYMETSHSQANGINEMHLQIRLEKLLTLGPDDNQLLVCGNEKLELINAINSLMLDEKWSDQGSPSGSKDVVTPRNQSLKKLMKEKLHCWLIYKIYDCEKGPNILGKEGQGIIHLAAALGFDWAIRPILVAGVNVNFRDAHGWTALHWAASCGRERTVGVLIANGAAAGALTDPTSEFPSGRTPADLASTNGHKGIAGFLAESALTSHLSALTLKESKDSNAEEACRLTIPEDLPEMNYGQLAVQDSHAESLKDSLSAVRKSAQAAARIFQAFRVESFHRKKVVEYGDDDCGLSDEHTFSLISLQKVKQGQHDTHLHSAAVRIQNKFRGWKGRKEFMIIRQRIVKLQAHVRGHQVRKNYKKVVWSVGIVEKVILRWRRKGRGLRGFRPEKQLEGQTQIQPAKTEDEYDYLQDGRRQAEGRLQRALDRVRSMTQYPEAREQYRRLTTCVAEMQQSRMMQDEMLSEAAGADGSDFMNGLEDLICRDDPQMSAIW from the exons ATATTTCGCAGATGGTGCTGGAGGCTGGGAAGCGATGGTTGCGACCCACTGAAATATGCGAAATACTCTCAAACTACAGGagtttctctctctcgcctGAGCCACCAAACAGGCCCGGAA GTGGCTCTCTTTTTCTATTTGACCGCAAAACATTAAGATACTTCAGAAAGGATGGGCATAACTGGAGGAAGAAAAAGGATGGGAAGACCGTTAAAGAAGCTCACGAGAAACTAAAA GCTGGCAGCATTGATGTTCTACACTGCTACTATGCTCATGGAGAGGAAAATGAGAACTTCCAAAGAAGGACCTATTGGCTGTTGGAAGA GGATTTCACGCACATTGTTCTTGTACACTATCTTGAAGTCAAG GGTGTAAAGCAAAGTTTTAGTCGTGCTAAAGAAGAAATTATGCAGTTATCTGGTGCTGATAGTCCATCGTGTTCAAATTCGATTACTAGTCAGAACCAGATGACCCCACAAATAATGGATGCAGCTGAAAGCCCAATTAGTGGGCAGATTTCAGAGTATGAAGGTGCTGAACCAG CAGATAATTGCCGAGCAAGCTCCAGATACAACCCTCTCATTGAGATGCAGCAGCCTCTGGATGGAATCGTGATGGATAACATTTTATACCCTTCTTCTTCAGCCATCTGTAACCAAG TTTCAGGTTATCATGGTGAATTGCCACCAGGAACATCTAATCTAAATGGTCATACATTTTCTCACAGTGACATAGCTAGAATGTTTGATGATTCCAGCTCTGGGCTAAGAGACATTTCCAGAACCCTGTTTGATTCAATGCCTTACGATGAGCATTTCTCAGGATATGCAAATGGATTCATGGAGCCAACTCTTCATTCTTCTTTTTCCATGATAGAGGCTAACAATCTGGAGGATAGCTCTCTTCTGGAGACATATACAGCTGAAGCTCTTTACACTAACAACCTCAGCCAGAAGGAAGCTGATGCACTAAGTTTTGCTGGCATATCATCGCCAGAG GTGAATGGTAATAAATATACTGAAGGAAGCACCAAGCATCCGCTCCTGAAGCAATTGTCATTAGATCTATTTAAGATTGAGTCTTCTGGTTTAAAGAAACATGACAGCTTTTCAAGGTGGATGAGTAAAGAACTTGGAGAGGTGGTTGATTTGGGTATCAAATCAAGTTCTGATGCTCTCTGGAGTAGCATTGAGATTGTGAATGCTGCCGATGGTCCTAGTGCACCAACTAATGAACAGTTAGATGCTTATGCAGTGAGCCCTTCACTTGCGCAAGACCAACTATTCAGCATTCTTGACATTTCACCAAGCTGCTCATATATTGGTTTGAAGACAAAG GTTCTGGTAACTGGTACATTCCTGGCAAGTAAAGAGAATGTGGAAAATTGCAAGTGGTCATGCATGTTTGGGGATGTTGAAGTACCAGCTGAGGTTTTAGCTGATGGTTCCCTACGCTGCTATGCACCAGAACATCAATCTGGAAGAGTTCCCTTTTATGTGACATGCTCAAACAGGATCGCTTGTAGTGAAGTGCGAGAATTCGAGTACCGGGATTCTGATGCTCAGTACATGGAGACATCACATTCTCAAGCCAATGGTATAAATGAAATGCATCTACAAATTCGTCTTGAGAAGCTACTCACTTTGGGGCCAGATGACAATCAACTGCTTGTTTGTGGAAATGAAAAACTTGAGTTAATCAATGCTATAAACTCCCTGATGCTTGATGAGAAATGGTCAGATCAGGGATCACCATCCGGCTCTAAAGATGTTGTCACCCCAAGGAAccaaagtttaaagaaattgatGAAAGAAAAGCTTCATTGTTGGCTTATCTATAAAATATATGATTGTGAGAAGGGCCCAAATATACTGGGAAAGGAAGGACAGGGTATAATTCATTTGGCGGCTGCACTGGGCTTCGATTGGGCTATAAGACCAATACTAGTTGCTGGTGTCAATGTGAACTTTCGGGATGCTCATGGATGGACTGCACTTCATTGGGCTGCGTCTTGTGGAAG AGAGCGAACAGTGGGCGTCCTTATAGCAAATGGAGCTGCAGCAGGTGCATTGACAGATCCTACTTCTGAATTTCCTTCTGGAAGAACTCCAGCCGATTTAGCCTCTACGAATGGACACAAGGGAATTGCCGGTTTTCTCGCGGAATCTGCTTTGACAAGCCATCTGTCAGCACTTACTTTAAAGGAATCAAAAGATAGCAATGCGGAAGAAGCATGCAGATTAACAATTCCTGAAGATCTCCCTGAAATGAATTATGGTCAGCTTGCTGTACAGGATTCTCATGCTGAATCATTAAAGGATTCATTAAGTGCTGTTCGTAAATCCGCTCAAGCTGCAGCTAGGATATTCCAAGCCTTCAGGGTGGAATCATTCCACAGAAAGAAGGTTGTGGAATATGGAGATGATGATTGTGGACTATCTGATGAACACACATTTTCACTTATTTCTCTTCAAAAGGTCAAACAAGGGCAACATGATACACATTTGCATTCTGCTGCTGTACGTATCCAAAATAAGTTCCGAGGATGGAAGGGAAGAAAGGAGTTTATGATCATTCGCCAGAGAATTGTGAAGTTACAG GCTCATGTGCGAGGACATCAAGTGAggaaaaactataaaaaagtAGTCTGGTCAGTAGGTATTGTCGAGAAAGTTATATTGAGATGGAGGAGAAAGGGACGTGGTTTGCGTGGCTTTCGACCTGAGAAACAATTAGAAGGCCAGACACAAATCCAGCCTGCAAAAACAGAGGATGAATACGATTACTTGCAGGATGGCAGAAGACAGGCTGAAGGCAGACTACAGAGGGCACTGGACCGGGTGCGCTCTATGACACAATACCCAGAAGCAAGAGAACAGTACCGTAGGCTTACAACTTGTGTTGCTGAAATGCAACAGTCCAGG ATGATGCAGGACGAGATGCTAAGTGAGGCAGCTGGTGCTGACGGAAGTGATTTCATGAATGGACTGGAGGACTTGATATGCAGAGACGACCCCCAAATGTCTGCCATTTGGTGA
- the LOC127766101 gene encoding calmodulin-binding transcription activator 3-like isoform X2 — protein sequence MAETRKFLMPNQPPDISQMVLEAGKRWLRPTEICEILSNYRSFSLSPEPPNRPGSGSLFLFDRKTLRYFRKDGHNWRKKKDGKTVKEAHEKLKAGSIDVLHCYYAHGEENENFQRRTYWLLEEDFTHIVLVHYLEVKGVKQSFSRAKEEIMQLSGADSPSCSNSITSQNQMTPQIMDAAESPISGQISEYEGAEPDNCRASSRYNPLIEMQQPLDGIVMDNILYPSSSAICNQVSGYHGELPPGTSNLNGHTFSHSDIARMFDDSSSGLRDISRTLFDSMPYDEHFSGYANGFMEPTLHSSFSMIEANNLEDSSLLETYTAEALYTNNLSQKEADALSFAGISSPEVNGNKYTEGSTKHPLLKQLSLDLFKIESSGLKKHDSFSRWMSKELGEVVDLGIKSSSDALWSSIEIVNAADGPSAPTNEQLDAYAVSPSLAQDQLFSILDISPSCSYIGLKTKVLVTGTFLASKENVENCKWSCMFGDVEVPAEVLADGSLRCYAPEHQSGRVPFYVTCSNRIACSEVREFEYRDSDAQYMETSHSQANGINEMHLQIRLEKLLTLGPDDNQLLVCGNEKLELINAINSLMLDEKWSDQGSPSGSKDVVTPRNQSLKKLMKEKLHCWLIYKIYDCEKGPNILGKEGQGIIHLAAALGFDWAIRPILVAGVNVNFRDAHGWTALHWAASCGRERTVGVLIANGAAAGALTDPTSEFPSGRTPADLASTNGHKGIAGFLAESALTSHLSALTLKESKDSNAEEACRLTIPEDLPEMNYGQLAVQDSHAESLKDSLSAVRKSAQAAARIFQAFRVESFHRKKVVEYGDDDCGLSDEHTFSLISLQKVKQGQHDTHLHSAAVRIQNKFRGWKGRKEFMIIRQRIVKLQAHVRGHQVRKNYKKVVWSVGIVEKVILRWRRKGRGLRGFRPEKQLEGQTQIQPAKTEDEYDYLQDGRRQAEGRLQRALDRVRSMTQYPEAREQYRRLTTCVAEMQQSRMMQDEMLSEAAGADGSDFMNGLEDLICRDDPQMSAIW from the exons ATATTTCGCAGATGGTGCTGGAGGCTGGGAAGCGATGGTTGCGACCCACTGAAATATGCGAAATACTCTCAAACTACAGGagtttctctctctcgcctGAGCCACCAAACAGGCCCGGAA GTGGCTCTCTTTTTCTATTTGACCGCAAAACATTAAGATACTTCAGAAAGGATGGGCATAACTGGAGGAAGAAAAAGGATGGGAAGACCGTTAAAGAAGCTCACGAGAAACTAAAA GCTGGCAGCATTGATGTTCTACACTGCTACTATGCTCATGGAGAGGAAAATGAGAACTTCCAAAGAAGGACCTATTGGCTGTTGGAAGA GGATTTCACGCACATTGTTCTTGTACACTATCTTGAAGTCAAG GGTGTAAAGCAAAGTTTTAGTCGTGCTAAAGAAGAAATTATGCAGTTATCTGGTGCTGATAGTCCATCGTGTTCAAATTCGATTACTAGTCAGAACCAGATGACCCCACAAATAATGGATGCAGCTGAAAGCCCAATTAGTGGGCAGATTTCAGAGTATGAAGGTGCTGAACCAG ATAATTGCCGAGCAAGCTCCAGATACAACCCTCTCATTGAGATGCAGCAGCCTCTGGATGGAATCGTGATGGATAACATTTTATACCCTTCTTCTTCAGCCATCTGTAACCAAG TTTCAGGTTATCATGGTGAATTGCCACCAGGAACATCTAATCTAAATGGTCATACATTTTCTCACAGTGACATAGCTAGAATGTTTGATGATTCCAGCTCTGGGCTAAGAGACATTTCCAGAACCCTGTTTGATTCAATGCCTTACGATGAGCATTTCTCAGGATATGCAAATGGATTCATGGAGCCAACTCTTCATTCTTCTTTTTCCATGATAGAGGCTAACAATCTGGAGGATAGCTCTCTTCTGGAGACATATACAGCTGAAGCTCTTTACACTAACAACCTCAGCCAGAAGGAAGCTGATGCACTAAGTTTTGCTGGCATATCATCGCCAGAG GTGAATGGTAATAAATATACTGAAGGAAGCACCAAGCATCCGCTCCTGAAGCAATTGTCATTAGATCTATTTAAGATTGAGTCTTCTGGTTTAAAGAAACATGACAGCTTTTCAAGGTGGATGAGTAAAGAACTTGGAGAGGTGGTTGATTTGGGTATCAAATCAAGTTCTGATGCTCTCTGGAGTAGCATTGAGATTGTGAATGCTGCCGATGGTCCTAGTGCACCAACTAATGAACAGTTAGATGCTTATGCAGTGAGCCCTTCACTTGCGCAAGACCAACTATTCAGCATTCTTGACATTTCACCAAGCTGCTCATATATTGGTTTGAAGACAAAG GTTCTGGTAACTGGTACATTCCTGGCAAGTAAAGAGAATGTGGAAAATTGCAAGTGGTCATGCATGTTTGGGGATGTTGAAGTACCAGCTGAGGTTTTAGCTGATGGTTCCCTACGCTGCTATGCACCAGAACATCAATCTGGAAGAGTTCCCTTTTATGTGACATGCTCAAACAGGATCGCTTGTAGTGAAGTGCGAGAATTCGAGTACCGGGATTCTGATGCTCAGTACATGGAGACATCACATTCTCAAGCCAATGGTATAAATGAAATGCATCTACAAATTCGTCTTGAGAAGCTACTCACTTTGGGGCCAGATGACAATCAACTGCTTGTTTGTGGAAATGAAAAACTTGAGTTAATCAATGCTATAAACTCCCTGATGCTTGATGAGAAATGGTCAGATCAGGGATCACCATCCGGCTCTAAAGATGTTGTCACCCCAAGGAAccaaagtttaaagaaattgatGAAAGAAAAGCTTCATTGTTGGCTTATCTATAAAATATATGATTGTGAGAAGGGCCCAAATATACTGGGAAAGGAAGGACAGGGTATAATTCATTTGGCGGCTGCACTGGGCTTCGATTGGGCTATAAGACCAATACTAGTTGCTGGTGTCAATGTGAACTTTCGGGATGCTCATGGATGGACTGCACTTCATTGGGCTGCGTCTTGTGGAAG AGAGCGAACAGTGGGCGTCCTTATAGCAAATGGAGCTGCAGCAGGTGCATTGACAGATCCTACTTCTGAATTTCCTTCTGGAAGAACTCCAGCCGATTTAGCCTCTACGAATGGACACAAGGGAATTGCCGGTTTTCTCGCGGAATCTGCTTTGACAAGCCATCTGTCAGCACTTACTTTAAAGGAATCAAAAGATAGCAATGCGGAAGAAGCATGCAGATTAACAATTCCTGAAGATCTCCCTGAAATGAATTATGGTCAGCTTGCTGTACAGGATTCTCATGCTGAATCATTAAAGGATTCATTAAGTGCTGTTCGTAAATCCGCTCAAGCTGCAGCTAGGATATTCCAAGCCTTCAGGGTGGAATCATTCCACAGAAAGAAGGTTGTGGAATATGGAGATGATGATTGTGGACTATCTGATGAACACACATTTTCACTTATTTCTCTTCAAAAGGTCAAACAAGGGCAACATGATACACATTTGCATTCTGCTGCTGTACGTATCCAAAATAAGTTCCGAGGATGGAAGGGAAGAAAGGAGTTTATGATCATTCGCCAGAGAATTGTGAAGTTACAG GCTCATGTGCGAGGACATCAAGTGAggaaaaactataaaaaagtAGTCTGGTCAGTAGGTATTGTCGAGAAAGTTATATTGAGATGGAGGAGAAAGGGACGTGGTTTGCGTGGCTTTCGACCTGAGAAACAATTAGAAGGCCAGACACAAATCCAGCCTGCAAAAACAGAGGATGAATACGATTACTTGCAGGATGGCAGAAGACAGGCTGAAGGCAGACTACAGAGGGCACTGGACCGGGTGCGCTCTATGACACAATACCCAGAAGCAAGAGAACAGTACCGTAGGCTTACAACTTGTGTTGCTGAAATGCAACAGTCCAGG ATGATGCAGGACGAGATGCTAAGTGAGGCAGCTGGTGCTGACGGAAGTGATTTCATGAATGGACTGGAGGACTTGATATGCAGAGACGACCCCCAAATGTCTGCCATTTGGTGA
- the LOC127766104 gene encoding transcription factor MYB93-like — MGRLRPPCCDESSVKKGPWTREEDEKLVAYVDQHGGHGSWRSLPKRAGLNRCCKSCRLRWINYLRPDIKRGNFTPEEEQAIITLHSVLGNKWSTIATRLPGRTDNEIKNYWNTRLKKRLIGAGIDPATHRARPRPPAPGDLATALPQLVALASLAVDLAVGHAAAAGGAWGAANGAVDYQQADAAAAQLQCLQHLLLQPQTTPATSATSGGGGHPTELNAASSFLTQAVASYAAAAATPLPSLVVPGGSQPLELKRWQDHIGGDHVGAVSPFAGAATVTGHHGGGGGGGDTPLSLCGGGGGGEFLPSELTALLCSANAIGDLQSSNLDF; from the exons ATGGGGAGACTGAGGCCTCCGTGCTGCGACGAGAGCAGCGTGAAGAAGGGGCCGTGGAcgcgggaggaggacgagaaGCTCGTCGCCTACGTCGACCAGcacggcggccatggcagctGGAGGTCTCTCCCCAAGCGAGCCG GGCTCAACAGGTGCTGCAAGAGCTGCCGTCTGCGATGGATTAACTATCTCAGGCCTGACATCAAGAGAGGCAACTTCACTCCTGAGGAAGAACAGGCCATCATTACCCTCCACTCCGTCCTCGGCAATAA GTGGTCGACCATCGCGACACGCCTTCCTGGGCGCACggacaacgagatcaagaactacTGGAACACGCGCCTCAAGAAGAGGCTCATCGGCGCCGGCATCGACCCGGCCACGcaccgcgcgcggccgcggccgccggcgcctgGGGACCTCGCCACCGCGCTCCCGCAGCTGGTGGCGCTCGCCAGCCtggccgtcgacctcgccgtcggccacgccgccgccgccggcggtgcgTGGGGCGCCGCCAACGGCGCCGTCGACTACCAGcaggccgacgcggcggcggcgcagctgcaGTGCCtccagcacctcctcctccagccacagacgacgccggccacctcggcgacgagcggcggcggcggccacccgaCCGAGCTGAACGCGGCGAGCAGCTTCCTGACCCAAGCCGTCGCgtcctacgccgccgccgccgcgactcctctcccttctctcgtgGTACCCGGTGGTAGCCAGCCTCTCGAACTGAAACGGTGGCAAGATCACATCGGCGGCGACCATGTTGGCGCCGTGTCGCCCttcgccggcgcggcgacggtgaccggccaccacggaggcggcggcggcggcggcgacactcCGCTCAgcctctgcggcggcggcggcggcggcgagtttCTGCCCTCGGAGCTGACGGCGTTGCTGTGCAGTGCGAACGCCATCGGTGATTTGCAATCCAGTAATCTAGATTTCTGA